A stretch of Pelecanus crispus isolate bPelCri1 chromosome 3, bPelCri1.pri, whole genome shotgun sequence DNA encodes these proteins:
- the DRC8 gene encoding dynein regulatory complex protein 8 has translation MAEKEGSGQDHTVAEIEEKIIEAFEVFDHECNKTVDVREIGSIVRSLGCFPTEAELHELLAKVEEEEPTGYIQLEKFLPVMTKVLLDRSYPPIPEDVLLHAFEALDENKCGCVTKEELVKYLTEEGEPFTQEEMEDMLSTALDPETNTVRYRDYISMMIVDES, from the exons atcACACAGTAGCTGAAATTGAGGAAAAGATTATAGAAGCTTTTGAGGTGTTTGACCATGAATGCAATAAAACTGTGGATGTCAG agagATTGGCTCAATTGTCAGGTCACTGGGTTGCTTCCCAACTGAGGCAGAACTACATGAACTGCTTGCAAAG gtagAAGAAGAAGAACCGACCGGATACATTCAGCTGGAAAAATTTCTGCCAGTGATGACAAAAGTACTACTCGACAGAAG CTACCCGCCTATTCCAGAAGATGTTCTTCTACATGCATTTGAG gcttTGGATGAGAATAAATGTGGATGTGTTACTAAAGAGGAGCTGGTCAAATATTTGACTGAAGAAG GTGAGCCCTTTACTCAGGAAGAAATGGAGGACATGCTCTCCACAGCTCTAGATCCAGAAACAAATACTGTTCGCTACAGAGACTACATTTCAATGATGATAGTAGATGAAAGTTAA